From one Bacillus sp. FJAT-42376 genomic stretch:
- the coaBC gene encoding bifunctional phosphopantothenoylcysteine decarboxylase/phosphopantothenate--cysteine ligase CoaBC translates to MGEKKKILLGVSGGIAVYKAAAFTSKLTQAGFDVKVMMTSSACEFVSPLTFQALSRNDVFIDTFDEKDSKVIAHIDLADWADLIAVAPATANIIGKLANGIADDMLTTTLLAATAPVWIAPAMNVHMYDHPAVKRNIQTLYEDGYRFIEPSEGYLACGYVGRGRLEEPEKMVRLIQNYFLQKEGGPLSGKKVLVTAGPTVETIDPVRYLSNRSSGKMGFALAGKAAEMGADVTLVSGPSHLEDPYGVSVIRVQSANEMFMEVTKRFDEQDAVIKAAAVADYKPSKPLTHKMKKHDGPLSVEMERTVDILQTLGERKQHQLLIGFAAETDHVHEYAMQKLKKKNLDFVVSNNVAAEGAGFAVDTNLIAIHRKDGTVKELPLLSKAAAAEAILLEAAAVLNRNSGE, encoded by the coding sequence ATGGGCGAAAAGAAAAAGATTCTGCTTGGTGTGAGCGGGGGAATTGCTGTATATAAAGCAGCTGCTTTTACAAGCAAGCTGACCCAGGCCGGTTTTGATGTGAAAGTCATGATGACATCATCAGCATGTGAGTTCGTATCTCCCCTCACGTTTCAGGCTTTATCAAGAAATGATGTTTTTATCGATACATTTGATGAAAAAGATTCAAAAGTCATTGCGCATATTGATTTGGCGGATTGGGCTGATTTGATCGCCGTAGCACCGGCAACGGCAAACATCATCGGCAAGCTTGCCAATGGAATTGCCGATGATATGCTGACGACGACACTGCTTGCGGCTACTGCACCGGTATGGATCGCACCGGCAATGAATGTCCATATGTACGATCACCCCGCAGTCAAGCGGAACATCCAGACGCTGTATGAAGACGGGTACCGGTTTATCGAGCCAAGCGAGGGGTATTTAGCCTGCGGCTATGTCGGCCGCGGAAGGCTGGAGGAACCGGAAAAAATGGTCCGCCTCATTCAGAATTATTTCCTTCAGAAAGAGGGCGGTCCCCTATCCGGGAAAAAGGTGCTCGTTACAGCAGGCCCAACGGTTGAGACAATCGATCCGGTGAGGTATTTATCCAACCGTTCGTCGGGAAAAATGGGTTTTGCTCTGGCAGGGAAAGCGGCCGAGATGGGAGCAGATGTTACACTTGTTTCGGGTCCGTCTCACTTAGAAGACCCCTATGGCGTTTCCGTCATTCGTGTACAGTCAGCCAATGAAATGTTCATGGAGGTCACGAAGCGGTTCGATGAGCAGGATGCAGTCATCAAAGCAGCTGCAGTCGCTGATTATAAGCCTTCCAAACCGCTTACACATAAAATGAAAAAACACGATGGACCTCTTTCCGTAGAAATGGAACGGACAGTGGATATCTTGCAAACACTCGGAGAAAGAAAACAGCATCAGCTCTTAATCGGTTTTGCCGCTGAAACCGACCATGTTCATGAATATGCGATGCAGAAGCTTAAGAAAAAGAATTTGGATTTCGTCGTTTCAAACAATGTAGCCGCTGAAGGGGCAGGTTTTGCTGTGGATACCAATCTCATAGCCATCCACCGGAAAGATGGTACGGTCAAAGAATTGCCATTACTCTCTAAAGCGGCCGCTGCGGAAGCCATTTTGCTAGAGGCAGCCGCCGTGCTGAACAGGAACAGCGGAGAATGA
- a CDS encoding DUF370 domain-containing protein: MNIKLINIGFGNIVSANRIISIVSPESAPIKRIIQDARDRGMLIDATYGRRTRAVVVMDSDHIILSAVQPETVAHRLSNKEELSDEG; the protein is encoded by the coding sequence TTGAACATTAAGCTTATTAATATCGGTTTTGGAAATATTGTATCAGCTAACAGAATCATCTCCATTGTCAGTCCTGAATCTGCACCTATTAAACGGATTATACAAGATGCAAGAGACCGCGGCATGCTGATCGATGCTACTTATGGACGCAGAACCCGTGCCGTTGTTGTAATGGACAGCGATCATATTATTCTATCCGCCGTTCAGCCTGAAACCGTCGCTCACAGATTATCAAATAAAGAAGAGTTATCAGATGAAGGGTAG
- a CDS encoding cytidine deaminase — protein sequence MSIEQNLYLAAINLIKTRYPSGWGGAAAMYTEDGQILTSVSPEVINAATELCMETGAILEAHKLNTKVTHAICVAREDESAEFTVLTPCGVCQERLFYWGEKVKAAVTNANGSLEYKTLQEIQPYHWHKAYEK from the coding sequence ATGTCGATTGAACAGAATCTCTATCTGGCAGCAATCAATTTAATTAAAACTAGGTATCCTTCCGGGTGGGGAGGAGCGGCAGCTATGTATACGGAAGATGGTCAAATTTTAACAAGTGTTTCACCTGAAGTGATCAACGCGGCAACTGAATTATGTATGGAAACAGGTGCCATTCTTGAAGCGCACAAACTGAATACAAAGGTCACTCATGCTATTTGTGTTGCAAGAGAGGATGAAAGTGCTGAATTTACTGTTTTAACTCCGTGTGGTGTATGCCAGGAGAGACTGTTCTACTGGGGAGAAAAAGTAAAAGCGGCTGTTACGAATGCAAATGGAAGCTTGGAATATAAAACGTTACAGGAAATACAGCCCTATCATTGGCATAAAGCATATGAGAAATAA
- a CDS encoding FbpB family small basic protein gives MRKPVRYSMEEFIRRNKQELKDSAELMEKLEERIENRYTVIYPPEKKTNNNTINR, from the coding sequence TTGAGAAAACCAGTAAGATACTCAATGGAAGAATTTATTCGCCGGAATAAACAGGAACTGAAGGACAGTGCTGAACTGATGGAGAAGCTTGAAGAACGAATTGAAAACCGGTACACAGTTATCTATCCGCCAGAGAAGAAGACAAACAATAATACGATTAACCGATAG
- the gmk gene encoding guanylate kinase: protein MKERGLLIVLSGPSGVGKGTVRKEIFSQDDTKFHYSISVTTRKPRTGEVDGIDYFFKSRDEFEEMIKNDKLLEWAEFVGNYYGTPVDYVEKTLSEGKDVFLEIEVQGALQVRKAFPEGLFIFLMPPSLDELKNRIVTRGTESADIIENRLHAAKEEILLMDAYDYVVENDQVQLACDRIKAIVTAEHCRRERVAARYKKKISEVE from the coding sequence ATGAAAGAAAGAGGACTGCTGATTGTCCTTTCTGGCCCTTCAGGGGTTGGAAAAGGGACCGTCAGAAAAGAGATTTTTTCCCAGGATGATACAAAATTCCATTATTCGATTTCCGTAACAACAAGAAAACCAAGAACCGGCGAAGTGGACGGAATTGATTATTTCTTCAAATCCCGTGATGAATTTGAAGAGATGATTAAAAACGATAAGCTTTTAGAATGGGCAGAGTTCGTGGGGAACTACTATGGAACACCTGTCGATTATGTTGAAAAGACTCTAAGTGAAGGCAAAGATGTCTTTTTGGAAATCGAAGTGCAGGGAGCTCTTCAGGTGAGAAAAGCGTTTCCTGAAGGCTTATTCATTTTCCTTATGCCGCCGTCACTTGATGAATTGAAAAACCGGATTGTCACCCGAGGGACGGAGTCTGCTGATATTATTGAGAACCGGCTGCATGCAGCAAAAGAAGAAATTCTGCTGATGGATGCCTATGATTATGTAGTGGAAAACGATCAGGTTCAACTTGCCTGTGATCGGATAAAAGCAATCGTGACTGCGGAACATTGCCGCAGGGAGCGGGTTGCGGCACGATACAAAAAGAAAATTTCGGAGGTAGAATAA
- a CDS encoding calcium-translocating P-type ATPase, SERCA-type: MKWHEMEIQDVAESVNTDRETGLSDREVHTRYGKFGYNELQEAEKTSALLLFLGQFKDFMVLVLLGATIISAFLGEYIDAVAIVAIVLMNGILGFFQERRAEKSLEALKQLSAPMVSCLRDGDWVRLPSRELVPGDIIKFTAGDRIGADLRLLSVKSLEIEESALTGESVPVQKSPEALQLKEAGLGDLANMAFMGTLVTRGSGIGMVVATGMKTAMGQIAGLLQSAESLDTPLQKRLEQLGKILIAVALMLTALVVGTGVIQGHSLYAMFLAGVSLAVAAIPEGLPAIVTVALSLGVQRMIKQKSIVRKLPAVETLGCASVICSDKTGTMTQNKMTVTDIWSGGKNWKVSGTGFDVRGEFLFKDRTVTPRDDKALHQILTFGMLCNTAELILNEEEKRIDGDPTEGALLIAAMKAGLSRESLGKKFKIIEEFPFDSSRKMMSVVAEDSSGKRFVVTKGAPDVLLHLSGQVLWENRQQHMSSQYVQRIKESIENMASKALRTIAIAYKPISHGRAVKQDEAEKDLVFVGLQGMIDPPRPEVKQAIKECRAAGIKTVMITGDHVITARAIARQLDLLPANGKVMEGAELNKLSDEDLEKTVEDVYVFARVSPEHKLKIVKALQNRGHIVAMTGDGVNDAPAIKAADIGISMGITGTDVAKEASSLILADDNFATIKSAIREGRNIYENIRKFIRYLLASNVGEILVMLFAMLLALPLPLVPIQILWVNLVTDGLPAMALGLDQPEGNLMSRKPRHPKEGVFARSLGWKVISRGFLIGAATLAAFMFIYNRDPENLAYAQTVAFSTLVMAQLIHVFDCRSEKSIFDRNPFENLYLLGAVASSILLMLVVIYYPPLQPIFKTVPVVPRDWILIMGMASLPTFLLAGSLLTRKS, encoded by the coding sequence ATGAAATGGCATGAGATGGAGATTCAGGATGTGGCAGAGTCCGTCAACACCGACCGGGAGACGGGCCTTTCTGACAGAGAGGTACATACCCGGTATGGGAAGTTTGGCTACAATGAGCTGCAGGAGGCGGAAAAAACCTCAGCGCTATTGCTGTTTTTGGGTCAGTTTAAGGATTTTATGGTGCTGGTTCTTCTGGGAGCCACCATTATATCAGCTTTTCTTGGCGAATATATAGACGCTGTAGCGATTGTCGCAATTGTCCTCATGAATGGAATATTGGGTTTCTTTCAGGAAAGACGGGCAGAAAAATCGCTGGAGGCACTGAAACAGCTCTCCGCCCCCATGGTCAGCTGTCTGAGAGACGGGGATTGGGTAAGGCTGCCATCCAGAGAACTAGTCCCCGGGGATATTATTAAATTTACGGCAGGGGACAGGATTGGAGCCGATTTACGGTTATTGTCCGTAAAAAGTCTCGAAATTGAGGAATCAGCCTTGACTGGTGAATCTGTTCCGGTGCAAAAATCGCCGGAAGCTCTTCAATTGAAGGAAGCGGGGCTCGGCGATTTGGCTAATATGGCATTCATGGGCACCCTTGTAACCCGCGGGAGCGGGATTGGAATGGTGGTCGCCACTGGAATGAAGACCGCAATGGGACAAATTGCCGGGCTTCTGCAGTCAGCAGAAAGCCTGGATACGCCTCTGCAGAAGCGTCTTGAGCAGCTTGGGAAAATTCTTATAGCCGTTGCGCTTATGTTAACGGCTCTCGTTGTAGGGACGGGCGTTATCCAGGGGCACAGTCTGTATGCGATGTTCCTTGCAGGTGTTTCCCTTGCTGTCGCCGCTATTCCGGAAGGGCTTCCGGCCATCGTAACCGTCGCTTTATCTTTAGGGGTGCAGCGGATGATTAAGCAAAAATCAATTGTCCGCAAGCTGCCGGCTGTCGAAACACTTGGCTGTGCCTCCGTGATCTGTTCAGATAAGACCGGGACGATGACCCAAAATAAAATGACCGTAACGGATATTTGGTCTGGCGGAAAGAATTGGAAAGTTTCAGGAACGGGATTTGATGTCAGGGGTGAGTTTCTGTTCAAGGATCGAACAGTCACTCCAAGAGATGACAAGGCGCTGCATCAGATTTTAACGTTCGGAATGCTTTGCAATACCGCTGAGCTGATTCTTAACGAAGAGGAAAAAAGAATTGACGGGGATCCAACTGAAGGAGCCCTCCTGATCGCAGCGATGAAAGCAGGGTTGTCAAGAGAGTCGCTCGGGAAAAAATTTAAAATCATTGAGGAGTTTCCGTTCGATTCGTCGAGGAAAATGATGAGTGTAGTCGCCGAAGATTCTTCGGGCAAACGGTTTGTCGTTACTAAAGGAGCTCCGGATGTCCTGCTGCATTTATCCGGACAGGTTTTGTGGGAAAACCGTCAGCAGCATATGTCCTCTCAATACGTACAGCGCATCAAAGAATCCATAGAAAATATGGCTTCGAAGGCGCTTCGCACGATTGCCATTGCGTATAAGCCCATCAGCCATGGAAGAGCCGTCAAACAGGACGAGGCCGAAAAAGATCTTGTTTTTGTCGGCCTGCAGGGCATGATTGACCCGCCGAGGCCTGAGGTGAAGCAGGCGATTAAAGAATGCCGGGCAGCAGGCATCAAAACGGTGATGATCACAGGGGACCACGTCATTACCGCGAGAGCCATCGCCAGGCAGCTCGATTTGCTTCCGGCTAACGGAAAGGTGATGGAAGGAGCTGAGCTGAACAAGCTTTCTGATGAAGATCTCGAAAAAACAGTCGAAGATGTCTATGTTTTTGCGAGAGTATCGCCTGAGCACAAGCTGAAAATCGTGAAAGCACTTCAAAACCGGGGACATATTGTCGCCATGACCGGCGACGGTGTAAATGATGCACCCGCCATCAAAGCGGCAGATATCGGCATATCCATGGGGATCACCGGAACGGATGTTGCAAAAGAAGCGTCATCCCTCATCCTGGCAGATGATAATTTTGCGACCATCAAGTCAGCCATTCGGGAAGGGCGAAATATTTATGAAAACATCCGGAAGTTTATCCGCTATCTTCTTGCCTCCAATGTAGGGGAAATTCTGGTCATGCTCTTTGCCATGCTGCTTGCTCTGCCGCTGCCGCTGGTTCCTATTCAAATCCTTTGGGTGAATCTTGTAACGGACGGGCTGCCTGCGATGGCACTCGGTCTTGATCAGCCGGAAGGCAACCTGATGAGCCGGAAGCCGCGTCATCCGAAAGAAGGCGTATTTGCAAGAAGCCTTGGATGGAAGGTGATTTCAAGGGGCTTTCTGATTGGAGCCGCGACCCTGGCTGCGTTTATGTTTATTTATAACAGGGATCCGGAAAATCTCGCCTATGCCCAGACGGTTGCTTTCTCGACCCTTGTCATGGCACAGCTGATCCATGTTTTTGACTGCCGGAGCGAGAAATCAATCTTCGACCGCAACCCTTTTGAGAATCTGTATCTGCTCGGCGCGGTGGCTTCATCGATCCTGCTGATGCTTGTGGTGATCTATTATCCGCCGCTGCAGCCGATATTTAAAACGGTCCCGGTTGTCCCGAGAGACTGGATTCTGATTATGGGAATGGCCTCACTCCCTACATTTTTGCTGGCAGGTTCACTTTTAACAAGAAAATCATGA
- the rpoZ gene encoding DNA-directed RNA polymerase subunit omega, producing MLNPSIDSLMNKLDSKYTLVTVASKRAREMQIYKDQQIQKPVSHKFVGKALEEIDAGLLFYEKEEN from the coding sequence ATGCTAAATCCTTCTATTGATTCATTGATGAACAAATTGGATTCAAAATACACACTTGTAACCGTTGCTTCCAAGCGCGCAAGAGAGATGCAGATTTATAAAGATCAGCAGATTCAAAAACCTGTTTCCCACAAATTCGTCGGGAAAGCGCTCGAGGAAATCGACGCCGGTCTGCTTTTTTATGAAAAAGAAGAAAACTGA
- the cobA gene encoding uroporphyrinogen-III C-methyltransferase — protein sequence MMSKVYLVGAGPGDPDLITVKGLKCIQEADTILYDRLVNKELLEHAKEGADLIYCGKLPDYHTMKQDTINRFLVKYAKKGHVVTRLKGGDPFVFGRGGEEAEALVQNGIEFEVVPGITSGIAAAAYAGIPVTHREASGSVAFVTGHRKEGDDDSGRWKSLAKGVDTLAIYMGISQLPYIQEQLLLHGKPAATPAAVIHWGTVRDQKTVTGTLADIHKAVERNGVTNPSMIIIGEVVKYREQLKWFNEDCVPSEVSEAL from the coding sequence ATGATGTCAAAGGTTTACCTCGTGGGAGCGGGCCCCGGAGACCCGGATTTAATTACAGTAAAAGGGCTGAAATGCATCCAGGAGGCCGATACAATCCTTTATGACCGGCTCGTGAATAAAGAATTGCTAGAACATGCTAAAGAAGGGGCTGACCTCATATACTGCGGAAAGCTCCCTGATTATCATACGATGAAACAGGATACCATTAACCGGTTTCTTGTGAAATATGCCAAAAAAGGACATGTCGTGACACGGCTGAAAGGCGGGGATCCATTTGTGTTCGGCCGCGGCGGTGAAGAGGCGGAAGCTCTTGTCCAAAATGGCATCGAATTCGAAGTGGTGCCCGGCATTACATCCGGGATTGCGGCGGCGGCTTATGCGGGAATTCCTGTCACTCACCGAGAGGCAAGCGGAAGTGTTGCCTTTGTTACAGGCCACCGCAAAGAAGGGGACGATGACAGCGGCCGCTGGAAAAGCCTGGCTAAAGGTGTGGATACCCTTGCCATATACATGGGGATCAGCCAGCTTCCTTACATACAGGAGCAGCTTTTATTACACGGAAAACCGGCAGCCACTCCGGCTGCTGTCATTCACTGGGGGACAGTCCGTGATCAGAAAACGGTCACAGGGACGCTTGCGGATATTCATAAGGCTGTTGAACGAAACGGCGTGACAAACCCCAGTATGATTATTATCGGAGAGGTAGTAAAGTACCGGGAGCAGCTGAAGTGGTTTAATGAAGATTGTGTACCTTCAGAAGTAAGCGAGGCGCTGTAG
- a CDS encoding YicC/YloC family endoribonuclease, protein MIASMTGFGRAVIEKNGRKISVEMKSVNHRFCEISIKMPRQLISIEDKIKKVISGRIRRGRLEAYITIDGEPISKRSVQVDWNLLDQLMAAGDQMKERYGFADHLTLDGLLRIEDAVRVQEEYEEQDGLQEAILCAAEKAAEELLRMRMSEGRHLLRDIEGRLDEVRTAAEKIQAIAPDVHLAYTAKLSAKLQEMLKHEADDSRIAAEAAIFAEKADITEEITRIYSHLHQFSEALELDEAVGRKLDFIVQELNREANTIGSKANDARIAAWAVELKSIIEKIKEQVQNVE, encoded by the coding sequence ATGATAGCAAGCATGACAGGGTTTGGAAGAGCGGTTATCGAAAAAAACGGCAGGAAAATTTCAGTTGAAATGAAATCCGTTAATCACCGTTTCTGTGAAATTAGCATAAAAATGCCTAGACAACTTATATCCATTGAGGATAAAATCAAAAAAGTAATCTCAGGACGGATCCGCAGGGGAAGGTTAGAAGCATACATAACAATTGACGGGGAACCGATTTCAAAACGGTCGGTCCAAGTAGACTGGAATCTCCTTGACCAGCTTATGGCTGCAGGAGATCAGATGAAAGAACGATACGGTTTCGCGGATCATTTGACCCTAGATGGGCTATTGCGGATAGAAGATGCTGTACGCGTGCAGGAAGAGTATGAAGAGCAGGACGGATTGCAGGAGGCCATTCTTTGTGCGGCTGAAAAAGCGGCTGAAGAACTTTTGCGCATGAGGATGAGTGAAGGGCGCCATCTCCTGCGTGATATTGAAGGCAGGCTGGATGAAGTGCGGACAGCGGCTGAAAAAATACAGGCGATTGCTCCTGATGTTCACCTGGCATACACAGCTAAACTCTCAGCAAAACTTCAGGAAATGCTGAAGCATGAGGCGGATGATTCGAGGATTGCGGCCGAGGCGGCTATTTTTGCCGAAAAGGCCGATATTACCGAGGAGATAACCCGGATATACAGCCATCTTCATCAATTCAGCGAGGCGCTTGAATTGGATGAAGCCGTTGGCAGAAAGCTCGATTTTATCGTGCAGGAACTGAACAGGGAAGCAAACACAATCGGATCCAAAGCCAATGACGCCCGGATTGCTGCATGGGCTGTAGAGCTGAAAAGCATCATTGAAAAAATTAAGGAACAGGTTCAGAACGTGGAATAG
- a CDS encoding NFACT RNA binding domain-containing protein — MSFDGIFTYAMTKELQEKLESGRISKIYQPYKNELILQVRSGGANYKLLVSAHPSYARIHLTNESYENPSSPPMFCMLLRKHLEGSIIERIEQKDMERIIIFHVKGRNELGDVTYKELIVEIMGRHSNMVLLDSETRVILDSIKHLPPAVNSYRTVLPGHEYIFPPAQEKISPFGLTEEDVVKKLDFFAGRLDKQIVQHFAGISPLLAREITERAGMANRVTVPKAFIETLSSLQHGDWTPVMITGNDKDAFYLTDLTHLKGERKTFSSLSGLLDRYYFGKADRDRVKQQGNDLERFLQNELKKNKSKIKKLHKSLLDAEDAEKYQLYGELLTANLYSIQRGDKQAEVINYYDENESTVSIQLSPQKTPSENAQSYFIKYQKAKKSVNHIEEQLKLADEEIRYLDNLLQQIESASPRDLEEIREELQDGGYMKKKALKKGKKAKTVLPVLEQYHSTDGIQILVGKNNKQNEYLTNRVAARDDVWLHTKDIPGSHVVIKSRTPSEDTILEAANIAAYFSKARSSGSVPVDFTLVRHVKKPSGSKPGFVIYDHQQTVFVTPDPDLVKRLKE, encoded by the coding sequence ATGTCGTTTGACGGAATTTTTACATATGCCATGACGAAGGAGCTCCAGGAAAAATTGGAGAGCGGCAGAATTTCAAAGATTTATCAGCCCTATAAAAATGAACTGATTCTGCAGGTGCGCTCAGGCGGTGCGAACTATAAATTACTCGTTTCAGCCCATCCAAGCTATGCACGGATTCACCTGACGAATGAAAGCTATGAAAACCCAAGTTCCCCGCCGATGTTCTGCATGCTTTTGCGCAAGCATCTGGAAGGAAGCATCATTGAGCGGATTGAACAGAAGGATATGGAACGGATTATTATTTTCCATGTCAAAGGCCGCAATGAACTCGGGGACGTGACGTATAAAGAATTGATTGTGGAGATTATGGGACGCCACAGCAACATGGTGCTTCTTGATTCAGAGACCCGTGTGATTCTCGACAGCATCAAACATCTTCCCCCGGCCGTCAACAGCTACCGTACCGTTCTGCCGGGCCATGAATACATTTTTCCTCCTGCCCAGGAGAAGATATCTCCTTTCGGATTGACAGAGGAAGATGTGGTAAAGAAGCTTGATTTCTTTGCAGGCAGACTCGATAAGCAGATCGTCCAGCATTTTGCAGGGATTTCCCCTCTTCTTGCCCGCGAAATTACGGAGCGGGCCGGGATGGCAAACAGAGTGACTGTACCAAAAGCATTTATAGAGACCTTAAGCAGCCTGCAGCATGGAGACTGGACACCGGTGATGATCACGGGAAATGATAAAGATGCCTTTTATTTAACCGATCTGACCCACTTAAAAGGTGAACGCAAGACGTTCTCTTCACTCAGCGGACTGCTGGACCGGTACTATTTCGGCAAAGCGGACCGGGACCGGGTTAAACAGCAGGGAAATGATCTCGAACGTTTTCTTCAAAACGAATTAAAGAAAAACAAATCAAAGATCAAAAAGCTCCACAAATCGCTCCTTGATGCAGAAGATGCTGAAAAATATCAGCTGTACGGAGAATTGCTCACAGCCAATCTGTATTCTATTCAGCGCGGCGACAAACAGGCGGAAGTCATCAATTATTATGATGAAAACGAATCGACTGTCTCCATTCAGCTGAGTCCGCAAAAAACGCCGTCAGAAAATGCACAGAGCTATTTTATTAAATACCAGAAGGCAAAAAAATCAGTGAATCATATCGAAGAGCAGCTTAAACTCGCTGACGAAGAAATCCGCTATCTGGATAATTTGCTGCAGCAAATTGAATCGGCCTCTCCAAGAGATTTGGAAGAGATCAGGGAAGAATTGCAGGATGGCGGCTACATGAAGAAAAAAGCACTGAAAAAAGGGAAGAAGGCGAAAACCGTCCTTCCTGTTTTAGAGCAGTACCATTCTACGGACGGCATCCAGATCCTTGTAGGAAAAAACAATAAACAAAATGAATATTTGACTAACCGTGTGGCAGCGAGGGACGATGTGTGGCTCCATACGAAGGATATCCCCGGCTCCCATGTGGTCATTAAATCAAGAACTCCATCCGAAGACACGATCCTTGAGGCCGCAAATATTGCTGCTTATTTCAGCAAGGCGAGAAGCTCTGGCTCCGTACCGGTGGATTTCACTCTCGTAAGACACGTCAAAAAACCGAGCGGTTCTAAGCCCGGTTTTGTCATATACGATCATCAGCAGACGGTTTTTGTCACGCCGGACCCGGATTTGGTTAAGCGTTTAAAGGAATAA
- a CDS encoding NAD(P)-dependent oxidoreductase: protein MLPLMINFTNKPVLIAGGGKIACRRLMVLLDEQADITVVSPAAVDEIQELSEAGRIQWIKRKVKKEDLEGRFLIIAATDDRAANRRIAEEADPLQLINIADEAKDGNTEVPMRASKGRLTIAVSTNGASPGMAKDICSQLINSIEEGQIRELDEHYEERERRKGR, encoded by the coding sequence ATGCTGCCTCTTATGATCAATTTCACAAATAAACCCGTCCTCATAGCAGGCGGGGGAAAAATCGCCTGCCGCAGACTGATGGTTTTACTTGATGAGCAGGCTGACATTACGGTTGTGAGCCCTGCGGCGGTAGATGAAATTCAAGAACTGTCTGAAGCCGGGAGAATCCAGTGGATTAAACGGAAAGTAAAAAAGGAAGACTTGGAAGGCCGCTTTCTGATTATCGCCGCAACGGATGACAGGGCAGCGAACAGAAGGATTGCCGAGGAGGCGGACCCTCTGCAGCTGATCAATATTGCAGATGAAGCGAAGGACGGGAATACGGAGGTTCCAATGCGTGCCTCTAAAGGAAGACTGACCATTGCGGTATCCACAAATGGGGCAAGCCCCGGGATGGCGAAGGACATCTGTTCACAGTTAATAAACAGTATTGAAGAAGGACAGATCCGTGAATTGGATGAGCACTATGAGGAAAGAGAGCGCCGGAAGGGCCGTTAA
- a CDS encoding sirohydrochlorin chelatase — protein MKKAVLYICHGSRVKKAREEALEFISKSKRSVDAPIQEICFLELAEPDIKTGFETCVAKGADSIAVIPVLLLTAAHAKSDIPEELESVMKEHPSVSVSYGDPIGVQGEMAEAVLEGMRPLPAHEDARVLLVGRGSSDPDVKRDLGLIAKGIEQRTEGLNVSVCYLTAAEPSFSEVLNGINQFPEKRVYIVPYLLFTGLLMNGIEKEISLVKTDKILTLCSYVGFSRHTEKAFTKRVREALGKLSSSSLEGAV, from the coding sequence ATGAAAAAGGCTGTATTATATATATGCCATGGAAGCCGTGTTAAGAAAGCCCGTGAAGAAGCACTTGAGTTTATTTCAAAATCTAAACGATCAGTGGATGCCCCGATTCAGGAAATCTGTTTTCTGGAGCTCGCAGAACCGGATATAAAAACAGGATTTGAAACGTGCGTTGCCAAAGGCGCAGACTCGATTGCTGTTATACCGGTCCTGCTGCTGACAGCCGCTCATGCTAAGAGTGACATACCGGAGGAGCTGGAAAGCGTGATGAAGGAACATCCTTCCGTTTCCGTCTCTTATGGCGATCCGATTGGAGTTCAGGGGGAAATGGCGGAGGCGGTTCTCGAGGGAATGAGGCCTCTTCCCGCTCATGAAGATGCGCGGGTTCTGCTTGTTGGCAGAGGAAGCTCCGATCCGGATGTAAAGCGGGATTTAGGGCTGATCGCAAAAGGAATTGAGCAGAGAACAGAGGGTTTGAACGTGTCTGTCTGCTATTTGACGGCTGCTGAGCCTTCTTTTTCTGAGGTCCTGAACGGAATCAATCAGTTTCCGGAAAAAAGGGTGTATATCGTTCCTTATTTACTCTTTACCGGTCTCTTAATGAATGGGATTGAAAAAGAAATCAGCCTGGTAAAAACGGATAAAATCCTCACCCTCTGCTCTTATGTGGGTTTCTCCAGGCATACCGAAAAGGCTTTTACAAAAAGAGTCCGGGAAGCACTGGGCAAGCTCTCTTCTTCATCATTAGAAGGGGCCGTCTGA